In the Pseudomonas sp. ADAK2 genome, one interval contains:
- a CDS encoding efflux RND transporter periplasmic adaptor subunit: MKRLMLLSAGLLLAACSKEEPPPEPVRPVLSIEVKALNQEDLGRFAGSIQARYESNIGFRVPGRIASRNVDVGAEVEKGALLATLDPTDQQNQLRSAEGDLARIQAQFINAQASARRQQELFDRGVGAQAQLDIAQTDLKTTQASLDQAKAAVDQAKDQLNYVQLRTDHKAIVTAWNAEAGQVVTAGQQVVTLAQPDIKEAVIDLPDILVDQLPADVVFQVAAQLDPSITSTAIIREIEPQAQSATRTRRARLTLTDTPAGFRLGTAISVTLSSAIKPRLELPVTALQEVDGKTRIWVVDPQTQTVSPRDVSLISRTDSTVVLANGVKSGERVVSAGVNSLKPGQKVKVDEGNPQ, from the coding sequence ATGAAGCGCCTGATGCTGTTGTCTGCCGGTTTGCTGCTGGCAGCCTGCTCAAAAGAAGAGCCGCCACCGGAGCCGGTGCGCCCGGTGCTGTCCATCGAAGTCAAAGCCCTGAATCAGGAAGACCTTGGCCGTTTCGCCGGCAGTATCCAGGCGCGCTATGAAAGCAATATCGGCTTCCGGGTGCCGGGTCGTATCGCCAGCCGCAATGTCGATGTCGGCGCCGAAGTCGAGAAGGGCGCCTTGCTCGCGACCCTCGACCCCACCGATCAGCAGAACCAGTTGCGCTCCGCCGAGGGCGATCTGGCGCGGATTCAGGCGCAGTTCATCAACGCCCAGGCCAGCGCCCGTCGCCAGCAGGAATTGTTTGATCGCGGAGTCGGCGCCCAGGCGCAACTGGACATCGCCCAGACCGACCTGAAAACCACCCAGGCGTCCCTCGATCAGGCCAAGGCCGCGGTCGATCAGGCCAAGGATCAACTCAACTACGTGCAACTGCGCACCGATCACAAAGCCATCGTCACCGCGTGGAATGCCGAAGCCGGCCAGGTTGTCACTGCCGGTCAGCAAGTGGTGACCCTGGCGCAACCGGACATCAAGGAAGCGGTGATCGACCTGCCGGACATCCTCGTCGATCAACTGCCGGCGGACGTGGTGTTCCAGGTTGCTGCGCAACTGGACCCGAGCATCACCAGCACCGCGATCATCCGCGAAATCGAACCCCAGGCCCAAAGCGCGACCCGTACCCGTCGCGCGCGCCTGACCCTGACCGACACGCCAGCGGGCTTTCGCCTCGGCACGGCGATCAGCGTGACCCTCAGCTCCGCGATCAAACCGCGTCTTGAACTGCCGGTCACTGCCCTGCAAGAGGTCGATGGCAAAACCCGTATCTGGGTGGTCGACCCGCAGACGCAAACCGTTTCCCCACGGGACGTCAGCCTGATCAGCCGCACCGATTCAACCGTGGTGCTGGCCAACGGCGTGAAGTCCGGTGAACGCGTGGTCAGTGCCGGTGTGAACAGCCTGAAACCCGGGCAGAAAGTCAAAGTCGATGAGGGCAACCCACAATGA
- a CDS encoding efflux RND transporter periplasmic adaptor subunit, which produces MAGTGLKIMVGVGVFALLTACGDKKPVEKDLPRVFVQAVKPADYAASVTLTGDVQARVQTELSFRVGGKIIQRMVDVGDRVSAKQVLAKLDPKDLQTNVDSAQAQVTAEQARVKQTAAAFVRQQKLLPKGYTSQSEYDAAQAALRSSQSALTAAQAQLANAREQLSYTSLISEAPGVITARQAEVGQVVQATVPIFSLARDGERDAVFNVYESLLVEPPADKSVVVSLLDNPAIKTTGTVREITPAVSAQTGTVQVKVTLHGLPDGMQLGSVVSATAKAPGKSAVELPWSALTKNLSEPAVWLVDADGKAQLHNVTVGRYLTGKVIISGGLDGGEKVIIAGGQLLHPGMKVEIAENTYKDLAPGAEQ; this is translated from the coding sequence ATGGCGGGTACCGGATTGAAAATTATGGTGGGCGTGGGCGTCTTCGCCCTGCTGACCGCCTGCGGCGATAAAAAACCGGTCGAGAAAGACCTGCCGCGCGTCTTCGTGCAAGCGGTCAAGCCCGCGGATTACGCCGCTTCCGTGACCCTCACCGGCGACGTCCAGGCCCGGGTGCAAACCGAGTTGTCGTTTCGCGTCGGCGGCAAGATCATCCAGCGCATGGTCGATGTCGGTGACCGGGTTTCGGCCAAACAGGTATTGGCCAAACTCGACCCGAAAGACCTGCAGACCAACGTCGATTCCGCCCAGGCCCAGGTCACCGCCGAACAGGCGCGGGTCAAGCAGACCGCCGCTGCGTTCGTGCGCCAGCAAAAACTCCTGCCCAAGGGCTACACCAGCCAAAGCGAATACGATGCGGCGCAGGCTGCTTTACGCAGCAGTCAAAGCGCCCTGACCGCCGCCCAGGCGCAATTGGCCAACGCCCGCGAACAACTGAGCTACACCTCGCTGATTTCCGAAGCACCGGGGGTGATCACCGCGCGCCAGGCCGAAGTTGGCCAAGTCGTCCAGGCCACCGTGCCGATCTTCAGCCTGGCTCGGGACGGCGAACGCGACGCCGTGTTCAACGTCTACGAATCGCTGCTGGTCGAGCCGCCCGCGGACAAATCGGTGGTGGTCAGCCTGCTCGATAACCCGGCGATCAAAACCACCGGCACCGTCCGGGAAATCACCCCGGCCGTTTCGGCGCAGACCGGCACCGTACAAGTCAAAGTCACCCTCCACGGACTGCCCGACGGCATGCAGCTTGGCTCGGTGGTCAGCGCCACGGCCAAGGCGCCGGGCAAATCCGCCGTGGAATTGCCCTGGTCAGCGCTAACGAAGAACCTCAGCGAACCCGCCGTGTGGCTGGTGGACGCGGACGGCAAGGCGCAACTGCACAACGTCACCGTCGGCCGCTACCTGACCGGCAAAGTCATCATCAGCGGCGGCCTGGACGGTGGTGAAAAAGTCATCATCGCCGGCGGCCAGTTACTGCACCCGGGAATGAAAGTGGAAATCGCCGAGAACACCTACAAGGATCTGGCACCGGGAGCCGAACAATGA
- a CDS encoding AAA family ATPase, with product MLKTLAVANYRSINKLVIPLGRLNLITGPNGSGKSNLYRALRLLAETAQGGVVNALAREGGLDSTFWAGPENISRRMRNGEVPIEATVRQGVKRLRLGFAGEDFSYSIALGLPAPTESYFALDPEIKKECIWAGPLYRPASLLVDRDGPMIRAREGRNWDVLAQHTPNFDSLFDQVGSFRTSPEVMHLREFIRRWRFYDHFRSDADAPVRQPQLGTRTPVLHHDGRDLAAALQTIREIGDPEALQAAISDAFPGARLNIAPLQGGRFAIEFYQEGLLRPLSAAELSDGTLRYLLLVAALLTPRPPSLMVLNEPETSLHPDLLPALARLIIRASEQCQVWVVSHARRLISALQEDLECNCIVLEKTLGQTGIVGQRVLDEPAWNWPD from the coding sequence ATGCTCAAAACCCTCGCGGTGGCCAATTACCGCTCGATCAATAAATTGGTGATCCCGTTGGGTCGGTTGAACCTGATCACCGGCCCCAACGGCAGTGGCAAGTCCAACCTCTATCGCGCGTTGCGCCTGCTGGCGGAAACCGCCCAGGGCGGCGTGGTCAATGCGCTGGCCCGTGAAGGCGGGCTCGATTCGACGTTCTGGGCCGGGCCGGAGAACATCAGTCGGCGTATGCGTAACGGTGAAGTGCCGATCGAAGCCACCGTGCGCCAAGGCGTCAAACGCTTGCGCCTGGGATTTGCTGGCGAAGACTTCAGCTATTCGATTGCCCTGGGTCTGCCGGCGCCGACAGAGTCTTACTTTGCCCTCGACCCGGAAATCAAAAAAGAATGCATCTGGGCCGGGCCGCTCTACCGCCCGGCCAGCCTGCTGGTGGATCGCGACGGCCCGATGATCCGTGCCCGTGAAGGTCGCAACTGGGATGTGCTGGCCCAGCACACGCCGAATTTCGACAGCCTGTTCGACCAGGTCGGCAGTTTTCGCACCTCGCCGGAAGTCATGCACTTGCGCGAGTTCATCCGCCGATGGCGCTTCTACGATCACTTTCGCAGCGACGCCGACGCCCCGGTACGTCAACCGCAGCTGGGTACGCGCACGCCGGTGCTGCACCACGACGGTCGCGACCTCGCGGCGGCGTTGCAGACCATCCGCGAAATCGGTGATCCCGAAGCGTTGCAAGCCGCCATCAGCGATGCGTTCCCCGGCGCGCGCCTGAACATCGCACCGTTGCAGGGTGGACGCTTCGCCATCGAGTTTTATCAGGAAGGGTTGTTGCGGCCGTTGTCGGCGGCGGAATTGTCGGATGGCACGCTGCGTTATCTGCTGCTGGTCGCCGCGCTGCTGACGCCTCGGCCACCGTCGCTGATGGTGCTGAACGAGCCGGAAACCAGCCTGCACCCGGACCTGTTGCCGGCGTTGGCGCGCTTGATTATCCGCGCGTCCGAGCAGTGTCAGGTGTGGGTGGTGTCCCATGCCCGGCGCTTGATCTCGGCGTTGCAGGAAGATCTGGAGTGCAATTGCATTGTGCTGGAGAAGACCCTGGGCCAGACCGGGATTGTCGGGCAGCGGGTGCTGGATGAGCCGGCGTGGAATTGGCCGGATTGA
- a CDS encoding transporter substrate-binding domain-containing protein: MKTAKSSLFLLPLLGLALLAGCNKSEEPPKPKVASESAAPAGYLDKIKARDKLIVGVFTDKPPFGFVDEAGRYVGFDTDIGRQFAKDLLGDENKVEFVAVEPASRIPFLQSDKVDLILANMTVTPERKEAVEFTNPNLKVAVQALVPQGSSVKNLDDLATRTTIVTTGTTADIWLTKNHPDWKLLKFEKNSESLQALANGRGDAYAQDNLVLFSWAKQNPGYRVLTQTLGAEAPIAPAVKKGNLELRDWVNTELAKLGEEKYLLKLYDQYVRKELSDDTKPESVIVEGGKWQG, translated from the coding sequence ATGAAAACTGCCAAGTCTTCACTCTTTTTACTGCCGCTGCTCGGCCTCGCACTGCTGGCCGGTTGCAACAAATCCGAAGAACCGCCGAAGCCGAAAGTTGCCAGCGAAAGCGCCGCGCCGGCCGGCTACCTGGACAAAATCAAGGCCCGTGACAAGCTGATCGTCGGCGTCTTCACCGACAAGCCGCCGTTCGGTTTTGTCGATGAAGCGGGGCGCTACGTCGGTTTTGATACCGACATCGGCCGGCAATTCGCCAAGGATTTGCTGGGCGATGAGAACAAAGTCGAGTTCGTCGCCGTGGAGCCGGCGAGCCGGATTCCGTTCCTGCAAAGCGACAAGGTCGATCTGATTCTGGCCAACATGACCGTGACGCCGGAGCGCAAGGAAGCGGTGGAATTTACCAACCCGAACCTCAAGGTTGCGGTGCAGGCGCTGGTGCCGCAGGGCAGTTCGGTGAAAAACCTCGATGACCTGGCGACCCGCACCACCATCGTCACCACCGGCACCACGGCCGATATCTGGCTGACCAAGAATCACCCGGACTGGAAACTGCTCAAGTTCGAGAAAAACTCCGAGTCGCTGCAAGCCTTGGCCAATGGGCGTGGCGATGCCTATGCGCAAGACAATCTGGTGCTGTTCAGCTGGGCCAAGCAGAACCCTGGTTACCGCGTGCTGACTCAGACTCTGGGCGCCGAAGCACCGATTGCGCCGGCGGTGAAGAAGGGCAACCTCGAACTGCGCGACTGGGTGAATACCGAGTTGGCGAAGTTGGGTGAAGAGAAGTATCTGCTCAAGCTGTACGACCAGTACGTGCGTAAAGAACTGAGTGATGACACCAAGCCTGAGAGTGTGATTGTCGAGGGTGGGAAGTGGCAGGGGTGA
- a CDS encoding amino acid ABC transporter ATP-binding protein — MSALIEFKGFNKFFGEQQVLKEIDLQVKSGEVIVILGPSGCGKSTLLRCLNGLEVAHSGSLTFNGRELLDKGTDWRDVRQQIGMVFQSYHLFPHMNVLDNLLLGPVKVQKRERREARDQAEALLARVGLSDKRDAFPRQLSGGQQQRIAIVRSLCMNPKVMLFDEVTAALDPEMVKEVLEVIQGLAREGMTLLIVTHEMAFARAVADRIVFMDAGRILEQNPPELFFTNPQTARAQQFLEKFSYVEALPKKTQTKELELL, encoded by the coding sequence ATGAGCGCATTGATCGAGTTCAAAGGCTTCAACAAATTTTTCGGCGAGCAGCAGGTGCTCAAAGAGATCGACCTGCAAGTGAAATCAGGCGAAGTCATCGTGATCCTCGGCCCCAGCGGCTGCGGCAAAAGCACCTTGTTGCGCTGCCTCAACGGCCTGGAAGTCGCCCACAGTGGCAGCCTGACCTTCAACGGCCGCGAGTTGCTGGACAAGGGCACCGACTGGCGCGACGTGCGCCAGCAGATCGGCATGGTGTTCCAGAGTTATCACCTGTTTCCGCACATGAACGTGCTCGATAACCTGCTGCTCGGCCCGGTCAAAGTGCAGAAGCGCGAGCGCCGTGAGGCCCGTGACCAGGCCGAAGCGTTGCTGGCGCGCGTGGGCCTTTCGGACAAGCGCGACGCCTTCCCGCGCCAGCTCTCCGGTGGCCAGCAACAACGGATCGCCATCGTTCGTTCGCTGTGCATGAACCCTAAAGTGATGCTGTTCGATGAAGTCACCGCCGCCCTCGACCCGGAAATGGTCAAGGAAGTGCTGGAGGTGATTCAGGGCCTGGCCCGCGAAGGCATGACCCTGTTGATCGTCACTCACGAAATGGCCTTCGCCCGCGCCGTGGCCGACCGCATCGTGTTCATGGATGCCGGGCGCATCCTCGAACAAAACCCTCCCGAGCTTTTCTTTACGAACCCGCAAACCGCACGAGCGCAGCAGTTCCTGGAGAAATTCTCCTACGTCGAAGCCCTGCCCAAAAAGACTCAAACAAAGGAACTGGAACTGCTATGA
- a CDS encoding amino acid ABC transporter permease, producing MASSGLELLWVSLPQLGKGAAQTLSISFLSIAISTVGGVLYGVLRTLNSKWLNAILRVYLELFRAIPVLVWLYLLFFGLPIFFGLSIPSFWCAVLVLSLWGASEVGEVVRGALLSLPRGQREAGLSIGLDGPQLYGYVLLPQALKRMTPPTINVYTRIIKTSSLAVLIGVVDVIKVGQQIIERTYESVLIYGALFLFFFFICYPLSAASRVLERRWTQA from the coding sequence ATGGCCAGTTCGGGTCTTGAATTACTGTGGGTGTCGTTGCCGCAACTGGGCAAGGGCGCTGCGCAAACCTTATCGATTTCCTTCCTGAGCATCGCCATCAGCACCGTCGGCGGCGTGCTCTACGGCGTGTTGCGTACACTAAATTCGAAATGGCTGAACGCGATTTTGCGGGTGTATCTGGAGCTGTTCCGGGCGATCCCGGTGCTGGTCTGGCTGTACCTGCTGTTTTTCGGCCTGCCGATCTTCTTTGGCCTGAGCATTCCGAGCTTCTGGTGCGCGGTGCTGGTGCTGTCGCTGTGGGGTGCCAGCGAGGTTGGCGAAGTGGTGCGTGGCGCGTTGCTGTCGTTGCCGCGCGGGCAGCGTGAGGCGGGGTTATCGATTGGTCTGGACGGTCCGCAACTCTATGGCTACGTGTTGCTGCCCCAGGCGCTGAAACGCATGACGCCGCCGACCATCAACGTCTACACGCGCATCATCAAGACCAGCTCTCTGGCGGTGCTGATCGGCGTGGTGGACGTGATCAAGGTCGGCCAGCAGATCATCGAGCGTACCTACGAATCGGTGCTGATCTACGGCGCACTGTTCCTGTTTTTCTTTTTCATCTGCTACCCGCTCTCGGCCGCCTCGCGCGTGCTGGAGCGGCGCTGGACGCAAGCATGA
- a CDS encoding amino acid ABC transporter permease — protein sequence MTFDYAFILSTLPAFLKAVGVTLQVGFIAIGTSLLVALINATILVFRTPYLQRLVGLYVELARNTPLLIQLFFVYFALPTLGIRVSGFTAAIITMTFLGGAYLTEVLRAGVDAVPQAQLESGRSIGLSHGQLLRYVILPQAGILSLPSLFANFIFLLKETTVVSAVAVPEILYTTKSYIALYYKTYEMLAVLTLICVLLFLPLSLLLSRLERRLQHGQFGS from the coding sequence ATGACCTTCGATTACGCTTTTATCCTCAGCACCCTGCCGGCGTTTCTCAAAGCCGTGGGCGTGACGCTGCAGGTCGGCTTCATCGCCATCGGCACCTCGTTGCTGGTGGCGCTGATCAACGCGACGATCCTGGTGTTTCGCACGCCTTACTTGCAGCGCCTGGTCGGGCTGTATGTGGAACTGGCGCGCAACACGCCGTTGTTGATTCAGCTGTTCTTCGTCTACTTCGCCCTGCCAACGCTGGGCATCCGCGTTTCCGGATTCACCGCGGCGATCATCACCATGACTTTCCTCGGCGGTGCTTACCTCACGGAAGTGCTGCGTGCCGGTGTCGATGCCGTACCGCAAGCGCAGCTGGAATCGGGCCGCTCCATCGGCCTGTCCCACGGGCAACTGCTGCGCTACGTGATCCTGCCGCAAGCCGGAATTCTCAGCCTGCCGTCGCTGTTCGCCAATTTCATTTTCCTGCTCAAGGAAACCACCGTGGTTTCGGCGGTGGCGGTGCCGGAAATTCTCTACACCACCAAAAGCTACATCGCGCTCTACTACAAAACCTACGAAATGCTCGCCGTGCTGACGTTGATTTGCGTGCTGTTGTTCTTGCCGCTGTCGTTGCTGCTCAGCCGTCTGGAAAGGAGGCTCCAGCATGGCCAGTTCGGGTCTTGA
- a CDS encoding MetQ/NlpA family ABC transporter substrate-binding protein, translating into MKKVLLFTALAAALTAGLAQAGEKLVVAATPVPHAEILELIKPTLAKEGVDLEIKVFTDYVQPNVQVDQKRLDANYFQTLPYLKSFNEGKGTNLVTVIGVHVEPFGGYSKKVKTLAELKDGATIAIPNEGSNSGRALILLQKAGLIELKDPKNALATPKDIAKNPHNFKFKELESAMLPRVLDQVDLDMINTNYALEAGLNPAKDALVIEGADSPYVNFLVARPDNKDSDAIQKLAKALTSPEVKAFIAKKYNGAVLPAF; encoded by the coding sequence ATGAAAAAGGTTCTGTTGTTCACCGCATTGGCGGCTGCCCTGACTGCGGGCCTGGCCCAGGCTGGCGAGAAACTGGTGGTTGCGGCGACCCCGGTCCCACACGCCGAGATTCTTGAACTGATCAAACCAACCCTCGCCAAAGAAGGCGTGGATCTGGAAATCAAAGTCTTCACCGACTACGTTCAGCCGAACGTGCAGGTCGACCAGAAGCGTCTGGACGCCAACTACTTCCAGACCCTGCCGTACCTGAAAAGCTTCAACGAAGGCAAAGGCACTAACCTTGTGACCGTGATCGGCGTGCACGTCGAACCGTTCGGCGGCTACTCGAAGAAAGTCAAAACCCTGGCTGAATTGAAGGACGGCGCAACCATTGCCATCCCTAACGAAGGCAGCAACAGCGGCCGTGCCCTGATCCTGTTGCAGAAGGCTGGCCTGATCGAGTTGAAAGACCCGAAAAACGCCCTGGCCACCCCGAAAGACATCGCCAAGAACCCGCACAACTTCAAGTTCAAGGAACTGGAATCGGCCATGCTGCCGCGTGTGCTGGACCAGGTCGACCTGGACATGATCAACACCAACTACGCGCTGGAAGCAGGTCTGAACCCGGCTAAAGATGCACTGGTGATCGAAGGTGCCGATTCGCCTTACGTGAACTTCCTGGTGGCTCGTCCGGACAACAAGGACAGCGACGCCATCCAGAAACTGGCCAAAGCCCTGACCAGCCCGGAAGTGAAAGCGTTCATCGCCAAGAAGTACAACGGTGCGGTATTGCCGGCGTTCTGA
- a CDS encoding sigma 54-interacting transcriptional regulator, translated as MSFEAFGQPLLTFPDAEKSPLSIRAKALVFVDPRSRQLRQELEQLAPRAISVLIRGETGSGKELLARHIHRASDRGGLFVSVNCGAISPTYADAELFGYAAGSYAGSASSRAGWFGSANGGTLYLDEIGDLPLPIQIKLLAALENHEVTRVGAHQPSPVDVRLVAATSIDLAQAVAAGKFHERLYHYLSEGQLELPALRERVGDILSLAEYFLGIYSQRLDLPVPLISETAQHLLEAHSWPGNTRELENVIHFALLVSTGDEILPEHLNLPEAPPSLAQIERQLKQILANGTAAEQTALKQLLKNTALV; from the coding sequence ATGAGTTTTGAAGCCTTCGGTCAGCCGCTGCTGACCTTCCCCGACGCCGAAAAAAGCCCCCTGAGCATCCGCGCCAAAGCGCTGGTGTTCGTCGATCCACGCTCGCGGCAGTTACGCCAGGAATTGGAGCAATTGGCCCCGCGCGCCATTTCCGTATTGATTCGCGGTGAAACCGGCAGCGGCAAGGAATTGCTCGCGCGCCACATCCATCGCGCCAGTGATCGTGGCGGTTTGTTCGTGTCGGTCAATTGCGGCGCGATCAGCCCGACCTACGCCGACGCCGAATTGTTCGGCTACGCCGCCGGCAGCTACGCCGGCTCGGCCAGCAGTCGTGCCGGCTGGTTTGGTTCGGCCAATGGCGGCACGCTGTACCTGGACGAAATCGGCGACTTGCCGCTACCCATCCAGATCAAACTGCTTGCCGCCCTGGAGAACCACGAAGTCACCCGTGTCGGCGCGCACCAGCCGAGCCCGGTGGACGTGCGCCTGGTTGCCGCCACCAGCATCGACCTGGCCCAAGCCGTGGCGGCGGGGAAATTCCACGAACGGCTTTATCACTACCTCAGCGAAGGCCAGCTCGAATTGCCGGCGTTGCGTGAGCGGGTGGGCGACATTCTTTCTCTGGCTGAATACTTTCTCGGCATCTACAGCCAGCGCCTGGACCTGCCGGTGCCGCTGATCAGCGAGACGGCGCAACATCTACTCGAAGCCCACAGCTGGCCAGGCAATACCCGCGAGCTGGAGAACGTCATTCACTTCGCGCTGCTGGTGAGCACTGGGGATGAGATCTTGCCGGAGCATTTGAATCTGCCGGAGGCGCCACCGTCGTTGGCGCAGATCGAGCGGCAACTCAAACAAATCCTCGCCAATGGCACCGCTGCCGAACAAACAGCCTTGAAGCAACTCCTCAAAAACACCGCGCTTGTGTAG
- a CDS encoding alpha/beta hydrolase has translation MRNESIRYLIVPGWQGSPEDHWQSHWQNSLPNSARVEQADWLTPRREDWVAALAEAIAADSTPVILIAHSLGCITVAHWAATAPVQFLRQVRGALLVAPADVERPACSPALRNFAPIPTTLLPFPSQVVSSDNDSAVSAPRAMELARNWGAEAGILAGAGHINVKSGHQRWEQGFAYLYRLQNRMEHHALRRA, from the coding sequence ATGCGCAACGAATCAATTCGCTACCTGATTGTGCCGGGCTGGCAAGGATCGCCGGAAGATCATTGGCAAAGCCATTGGCAGAACAGTCTGCCGAACAGCGCACGGGTGGAGCAGGCCGACTGGCTGACGCCGCGCCGTGAAGATTGGGTCGCGGCACTGGCCGAGGCGATTGCCGCCGACAGCACGCCGGTGATCCTGATCGCCCACAGCCTGGGTTGCATCACCGTTGCCCATTGGGCCGCCACCGCGCCCGTGCAATTTTTGCGTCAGGTTCGGGGTGCCTTGCTGGTCGCGCCGGCGGACGTCGAACGTCCGGCCTGCTCGCCGGCCCTGCGCAACTTCGCACCAATTCCCACCACCCTGTTGCCGTTCCCGAGCCAAGTCGTCAGCTCCGACAACGACAGCGCCGTCAGTGCACCGCGTGCGATGGAGCTGGCGCGCAATTGGGGGGCCGAGGCGGGGATTCTGGCGGGTGCCGGGCATATCAACGTCAAGTCAGGTCACCAGCGCTGGGAGCAGGGTTTTGCCTATCTCTACCGCCTGCAAAACCGCATGGAGCATCACGCCCTGCGCCGCGCTTAA
- a CDS encoding ExbD/TolR family protein, with the protein MAFSTQDSDEVLSEINVTPLVDVMLVLLVVFIVTAPLLTNAIPINLPKTEAVAPVEQKDPLVVSIDGAGKLFINKDEIQPDLLEFNLKSAKAKDPEVRVQLQADDGVNYGEVARAMASIERAGITKLSVITAR; encoded by the coding sequence ATGGCCTTCTCCACGCAAGACAGCGATGAGGTGCTGAGCGAGATCAACGTAACGCCGCTGGTGGACGTGATGCTGGTGCTGCTGGTGGTGTTTATCGTCACCGCGCCGCTGCTGACCAACGCGATCCCGATCAACCTGCCCAAGACCGAGGCCGTGGCCCCGGTGGAGCAGAAAGACCCGCTGGTGGTGAGCATCGATGGCGCTGGCAAATTGTTTATCAACAAGGACGAAATCCAGCCGGACTTGCTGGAATTCAACCTGAAATCGGCGAAGGCCAAGGACCCGGAAGTGCGCGTGCAATTGCAGGCGGACGACGGGGTGAATTACGGCGAAGTGGCGCGGGCCATGGCCTCGATTGAGCGGGCAGGGATTACCAAGTTGTCGGTGATCACTGCGCGGTAG
- a CDS encoding MotA/TolQ/ExbB proton channel family protein, translated as MTLLASPLESIEGAVIWLLVVFSVATWGLALLKGVQFGRLKAQDRKFHKQFWAASSLDSAAELSETQPGAAARVAQAGYAAIQVGETPATNDLSQAINHQDRLERALRQQIVRERRSLETGLAVVASIGSTSPFIGLFGTVWGIMEALKGISAAGSASLETVAGPIGAALVATGVGIAVAVPAVLVYNYFLRRLKLTAADLDDFAHDFYSLAQKSSFRLLIHPTSHKVVAQGSAQKVKEAS; from the coding sequence ATGACGTTACTGGCCTCTCCACTTGAATCCATCGAAGGCGCGGTGATCTGGCTGCTGGTGGTTTTTTCCGTTGCCACCTGGGGTTTGGCGTTGCTCAAGGGTGTGCAGTTCGGTCGCCTGAAAGCTCAGGATCGCAAGTTTCATAAACAGTTTTGGGCGGCGTCGAGTCTCGATTCGGCGGCCGAGTTGAGTGAGACCCAACCGGGTGCGGCGGCGCGTGTGGCCCAGGCCGGTTATGCGGCGATTCAGGTAGGCGAAACGCCGGCAACGAATGATTTGAGCCAGGCGATTAATCATCAGGATCGATTGGAGCGCGCCCTGCGTCAGCAGATCGTCCGCGAGCGTCGTTCGCTGGAAACCGGGCTGGCGGTGGTGGCGAGTATCGGCAGCACCTCGCCGTTCATTGGTTTGTTCGGCACGGTGTGGGGAATCATGGAAGCGCTGAAAGGCATCAGCGCGGCGGGTTCGGCAAGTCTGGAAACAGTGGCCGGGCCGATTGGGGCGGCACTGGTCGCCACCGGTGTGGGGATCGCGGTCGCGGTGCCGGCGGTGCTGGTTTACAACTACTTCTTGCGTCGTCTGAAACTGACGGCGGCGGACCTGGATGACTTCGCCCATGACTTCTACAGCCTGGCGCAGAAGAGTTCGTTCCGCCTGTTGATTCACCCGACCTCGCACAAAGTCGTGGCCCAGGGTAGCGCGCAGAAAGTGAAGGAGGCGTCCTGA